The DNA region GAAAACGTGATAGAGAATGGCATATACTCGTTAACGCCGACAGATTGAAACAATACCAATTGGATCTTTCCGATATCACAAGAACGATCCGTACTCGTAATATCAATTTACCTGCCGGTTCCGTGGATTCGGAAAACGCATTTGATCTTAGGATCGACGGAGAATTTAAACAACCTTCCGAGATTGGTAAAATCCCGGTCAGGACAAATGATATATTCTCCACTGTTCGTATAGGAAATCTTGCAAGGGTAGAAGATACATTCGAATATCCTCGATTTCTTGCGATTGCAAATGGACAGCAGGGTTTGATCCTTTCCGTGATCAAAAAAGAAAGAGCGGATGCGATCGAAGTTGCTGATAATGTCCAGGCTCGATTAAAGGAACTTGAAAAAATCTATCCGGAAGGGATTAAAACATTCAAATTAAATGATGAGGCTAAAAGAACCAAGAACAGATTGAATGTGGTTTCTTCCAATGCGCTCATCGGATTTTTGATCGTTTTTGGGATCTTGTTTTTGTTCTTAGATTTCAGAACTGCAACTCTGACTTCTATGTCATTACCTCTTTCGATGCTAATGACATTTGCGGCACTTCCTTTCTTCGATGTTTCTTTTAATATGATCTCTATGATGGGACTTATCATCTCACTCGGGATGCTTGTGGATAACTCCATCGTAATTTCGGAAAACATCTATACCTATTTAGGTGAGAAGATGGATAAAACATCTGCCGCCTTGAAAGGAACTACTGAGATGTTGGTTCCGATCTTCGGATCTTATCTTACTACCGTGGCTGCATTCCTTCCTATGTTATTCATGGCAGGGATCATGGGAAAATTTATCTGGCAGATCCCGCTCGTAGTGATCATTGCATTAACTGCGAGTTTGATCGAGTCCTTCTTATTTCTTCCTTCTAGAATTGCGGCTTTCGCTAAAACTCCGGATGAATTGAAGAGGTCCTCCAAGTTCAGAAAATCCTTGGATGCATTCTTTGCAAGAATGGAAGAAAGGTTTTCAGATTTCGTAGCTTTGACGATCCGAAATCGAAACAAATCATTCTTCGCGATCATATTCATAGTTATGGGTTCTTGCGGTGTAATGTCCCAAATGGACTTTATTCTTTTCCCGAAAGAAGATATTGAGATCTTCTTGATCAAGGCGGAGTTTCCTCCTTCTTCTCGTATCTTCCAAACTAGAGATAAGATGAAGTATATGGAAGAGATCTTGAAGAAAATCCCTAAAGAAGAATTGGTAAGCTATTCCACCAAGATCGGAGTGCAACAAACAGATCCAGATGATCCATTATCCAGATTTGGAGAAAACCTGGGAGTGATCATGGTATATCTCACTCCAGAATCCCAAAGGGTGAGAAAGGCATCTGAAATATTGGCTTCTATCGAGGATGATATACGAAAAACTCCAGGGCTTTCAGATGTATATCTGGAAGAAATGGCAATGGCACCTCCGATCGGAGCGCCGATTACGATCGGTGTACTCGGAAAAGATTATGAAGTGCTCAAAAAAGTTTCCGCTGATCTGCAATCTTTCTTAAAAGGGATCAAAGGTGTACATTCAGTTCGTGACGATTATAGGAATGGGCGAAAACAGATGTACATCCAGCTCGACGAAGGACTGGAAAGTTTTACCGGAGTGTCTACCTTCTCCGCAGCAAATATGCTTAGAACGGCGTATGATGGAGAAAGAGCGGGTAATGTCCGGCAAGGTAAAACTAAAATTTATCTAAGAGTGATGTATGATAAGAACTTCCGTAAAAATCCGGAAGAAGTCAAAAGTATTCCTCTTAGGAACAAGGCAGGAAATATCACCAACCTTGCAAAAATTTCCAGAATGGATCTGAAGGATTCCCCTGAATTACTTTCCCATAGGGATTTTGAAAGAGCTGTCACCGTGAACGCGGATATCAAGATCGAAACAGGTATGACTTCCAGAGAAGCCAACCAAAAGGTGATCGACGAGTTCAAACCTTTGATCGAAAGACAATATCCTGGAGTTTCTATCGTATTCGGAGGAGAGGAGAAGGACACACAAAGATCCATGGCCTCTCTCGGGAAAGCGGGACTCATCGCCTTACTCGGGATCTTTATCATTCTTGCATTAACTTTGCAGAATGTGGTAAGGCCTATACTGATCTTGAGTACAATCCCACTCGGATTTGTGGGGATCGTAGCAGGATTCGTATTATCCGGAAAGGCATTCAGCTTCTTAGCTATGATCGGTATCATAGGACTTGCGGGAGTTCTAGTAAACGCATCCATCGTGCTCGTGGATTGTATCGATTCGATACGCAAATCTTCCAATGCACCTTTGGATGATATCTTACTCGAAGCAAGTCGCAGAAGGTTCCGTCCTATTTTGCTAACTACCCTGACTACTGTTGCGGGACTTCTTCCTACAGCATATAGTGTGGGTGGATCGGATCCGGTATTGATCCCGATGACTTTAGCATTAGGTTGGGGACTTGGATTTGGAACTCTGGGAAGTTTACTCTATGTGCCTGTAACACTTTCGGTGTTTTCCCATTTGAGAGCCAAGTTGGGTTTTACTACTAAGCCCGTACCTAAGCACCATTAAGAGGAAAGTCTCAGAGTTTTAAGAGACTCTGAGATATTTTTACACAGAGATGCGGGGCCGCAGAGAATTGTGATGTAGGAGTTCCTACATCGCGACTCTCTGTAAGCTTTAGTATTCTCTATGCGAAACTTTTAGATCTAAAGTTTATTCTGTTCTTCTAAAATTGCTTGGAGTTCTGCGATCGCTTCAAAGTCTTTTGGGCGGCCACTCGCTTTTTTAAGTTCGATCAATTTTTTCAGTCCGATACATTTACATTTTTGCCCGAAAATTTCGAGATCAATCGTATCATTTTTTAAACTTTCATAATTTCCGCCAGGCACTTCTGCCAATAGATCTATATCACCTAAGTCAGTGCTTAGAGTGAAATTTAAACCGGAGGAAAGAGTTCTTTCATCAAAATGAAAAGGTAAATTCGGTGGTGCACCTCTTAAATGAGGATGCAATGAGGAAAACATTTCGGATATTTTTTTCCGGTTTTCTGAAGATCTAGAATACACAAGGTCAATATCTGTAGTTAAGCGAGAAGAACCGAAAGCCGTAGCGGCAAGACCACCGATCAAAATATAATCTACGCCGGCCTTTTCTAATAGCTCGAGAATTTTCTCAAATTTTGTCATTACGAGATTGTATCCATTTCTGTCCTGCTCGCCTTGTTTCTTCGGCGACCAGTTGGAGTTCCTCTAATTTCCGGATACGTTCTGTTGGAGTTAATTTTAGATTTTCCCGGATTAAGGTCCGATCTATATCATTCTTATATAGATCTATAATTTCTTGAATGGAATCTTTCTCAGGCATGGGAAACTTGTACTAAAGATACTCTTCTACAAACGTTGGGAAAGCCTTTTTTAAACGACTAAATCTCTTGCCTCCGAGTCCGGTCGGATCAATCTGTCCAGAAAATGGCGTACGAGCATAAGAATATCCTGGATACGGACCAGTTCTCCAAAGAGGATCTGGACTTTTTAGTCGAGAGAACTCGAGAGATGGAAAGGCTGGTGGAGCAAAATAAGGCCTTTGGGATTTTAGAAGGTAAACTTCTAGCTTCTCTTTTTTTCGAAGCCTCTACAAGGACGAGACTTTCATTCGAAGCCGCCATGGAAAGATTGGGGGGAAGGGTAATCTCCACAGTAGGTTTCCAATTTTCTTCCATCTCTAAGGGTGAGACCTTATACGATACCATGAAAATGGTAGAAGCTTATGCAGATATCGCAGTGATCCGACATCCGGTCGAAGGTTCTTCCAGAATAGCGGCGGGCGCAGTTAAAATCCCTGTCATCAATGCGGGAGATGGAGCGGGACAACATCCCACTCAAGCACTTCTGGATCTATACACTATCATTTCCGAAAAAGGAAAATTAGACGGACTCACTCTTGCATTTATCGGCGATCTGAAATATGGAAGAACGATCCATAGTTTGATCAATCTACTACGTCATTATAAAGTTCATCTCTACCTGATTTCTCCGCCTGAACTTTCTCTTCCTGAGTCTTATAAGAAGGGACTTGCTGGATTCCCTATCACTTTCGAAGAGTCCGACGATATCAAAAAAGTTTGGGAATGCGATATCGCGTATGTGACTCGCATCCAAGAAGAAAGATTTCCGGATCATAAAGAATACGAAAGACTAAAAGAATCCTTCAAGTTGAACAAAGAATTGATACTTGCATCTAAAAAAGAGACTACTGTTCTTCATCCTCTTCCGAGAGTGAACGAACTTTCTACGGATGTGGATGATCTTCCGAACGCAGCATACTTCCGTCAGGCAAAATACGGAGTCGTGAGCAGAATGACGTTACTCTGCCTTTCATTGGGCGTTCGTTTTTAAACGGAGTAAAATGGAACGTAAGATCTGGACATACGAAGAAGCTCGTAAAATTCTACCATATGTCAGATCTATCACGGAAGAATTTTACGAGACCGTGGGAAAGGTTCACAAAGAACTGAAAAACGGTTTATACCGAGAGAATGAACAAGAAGCCAGAGAAGCCAAAGTTGAAGAACTATTGGTGGAATGGTCCGGAAAAATCCGGGAACTTGGTATAGAAGTCAAGGGGCTTTGGCTCGTGGACTTCGATAACGGAAAAGGTTATTATTGTTGGCATCTGGGAGAAGAGGACCTTCTTTTCGAACACGGATACGACGAGGGTTTTGCAGGACGCA from Leptospira selangorensis includes:
- a CDS encoding efflux RND transporter permease subunit translates to MRTIIQSFIHNRLFMYLGVIFIVAAGGMSLCGLRRDAFPNVDMKQLVITTKFPGASPADVELRVTYPIEEKIKEIDGIDEIRSFSRNSVSDIDVRVSLEEKNPEKVLDEIRRAVDNAISDFPVQVTEKPKITERKSGSFPIMDFSVYGGKDEIELHTIAEFIELELEKIPGIARVDVFGKRDREWHILVNADRLKQYQLDLSDITRTIRTRNINLPAGSVDSENAFDLRIDGEFKQPSEIGKIPVRTNDIFSTVRIGNLARVEDTFEYPRFLAIANGQQGLILSVIKKERADAIEVADNVQARLKELEKIYPEGIKTFKLNDEAKRTKNRLNVVSSNALIGFLIVFGILFLFLDFRTATLTSMSLPLSMLMTFAALPFFDVSFNMISMMGLIISLGMLVDNSIVISENIYTYLGEKMDKTSAALKGTTEMLVPIFGSYLTTVAAFLPMLFMAGIMGKFIWQIPLVVIIALTASLIESFLFLPSRIAAFAKTPDELKRSSKFRKSLDAFFARMEERFSDFVALTIRNRNKSFFAIIFIVMGSCGVMSQMDFILFPKEDIEIFLIKAEFPPSSRIFQTRDKMKYMEEILKKIPKEELVSYSTKIGVQQTDPDDPLSRFGENLGVIMVYLTPESQRVRKASEILASIEDDIRKTPGLSDVYLEEMAMAPPIGAPITIGVLGKDYEVLKKVSADLQSFLKGIKGVHSVRDDYRNGRKQMYIQLDEGLESFTGVSTFSAANMLRTAYDGERAGNVRQGKTKIYLRVMYDKNFRKNPEEVKSIPLRNKAGNITNLAKISRMDLKDSPELLSHRDFERAVTVNADIKIETGMTSREANQKVIDEFKPLIERQYPGVSIVFGGEEKDTQRSMASLGKAGLIALLGIFIILALTLQNVVRPILILSTIPLGFVGIVAGFVLSGKAFSFLAMIGIIGLAGVLVNASIVLVDCIDSIRKSSNAPLDDILLEASRRRFRPILLTTLTTVAGLLPTAYSVGGSDPVLIPMTLALGWGLGFGTLGSLLYVPVTLSVFSHLRAKLGFTTKPVPKHH
- the pyrB gene encoding aspartate carbamoyltransferase, with product MAYEHKNILDTDQFSKEDLDFLVERTREMERLVEQNKAFGILEGKLLASLFFEASTRTRLSFEAAMERLGGRVISTVGFQFSSISKGETLYDTMKMVEAYADIAVIRHPVEGSSRIAAGAVKIPVINAGDGAGQHPTQALLDLYTIISEKGKLDGLTLAFIGDLKYGRTIHSLINLLRHYKVHLYLISPPELSLPESYKKGLAGFPITFEESDDIKKVWECDIAYVTRIQEERFPDHKEYERLKESFKLNKELILASKKETTVLHPLPRVNELSTDVDDLPNAAYFRQAKYGVVSRMTLLCLSLGVRF
- a CDS encoding DUF2203 domain-containing protein, which translates into the protein MERKIWTYEEARKILPYVRSITEEFYETVGKVHKELKNGLYRENEQEAREAKVEELLVEWSGKIRELGIEVKGLWLVDFDNGKGYYCWHLGEEDLLFEHGYDEGFAGRKPIQNIDEDYE